The Mauremys reevesii isolate NIE-2019 linkage group 13, ASM1616193v1, whole genome shotgun sequence genome contains a region encoding:
- the LOC120380922 gene encoding olfactory receptor 14C36-like, with translation MSNQTTLTEFLLLGFSDVRELQIVHFVVFLVIYLAALMGNLLIITAIALDHHLQTPMYFFLANLSILDLGSISVTIPKSMANSLMNTRVISYPGCVTQVFLFLLFTATDLALLTIMAYDRYVAICQPLHYERVMNRRACVQMAASAWITGIVYSALHTGNTFRLPFCQSNVINQFFCEIPQLLKLICSDLYLSEVGVIASGLFLALNCFVFIIVSYVQIFRTVLRIPSEQGRHKAFSTCLPHLTVVSLLLFTGIFAYLKPTSSSASGLDLVVGVLYSLVPPVMNPIIYSMRNKEIKAALKKLIVWRLFIKS, from the coding sequence atgtccaaccaaaccacCCTGACCGAGTTCCTACTTCTGGGATTCTCTGACGTTCGGGAGCTGCAGATTGTGCACTTTGTGGTGTTCCTGGTGATTTACCTGGCAGCCCTGAtggggaatcttctcatcatcaCAGCCATAGCACTCGACCACCATCTTCAaacccccatgtatttcttcctggcgaatctgtccatcctagacctcggctccatctccgtcaccatccccaaatccatggccaatTCTCTCATGAACACCAGGGTGATTTCTTATCCCGGATGTGTCACCCaagtctttctctttctcctcttcaCTGCAACTGATCTTGCCTTACTCACCATCATGGCATATGACCGATAtgtcgccatctgccaaccactgcactatgagagagtgatgaacaggagagcttgtgtccagatggcagccagtgcctggattaCTGGTATTGTCTACTCTGCCCTGCACACTGGCAACACCTTCAGGTTACCCTTCTGCCAGTCTAATGTCATcaaccagttcttctgtgaaatcccccaaCTACTGAAGCTCATCTGCTCTGATTTGTACCTCAGTGAAGTTGGGGTTATTGCCTCAGGTCTGTTTTTAGCGTTAAACTGCTTTGTTTTCATTATTGTGTCTTATGTTCAGATCTTCAGAACTGTGCTGAGAATCCCTTCTGAGCAGGGCCgccataaagccttctccacctgccttccTCACCTCACTGTagtctctttgttgcttttcactggcatctttgcctacctgaaacccacctccagctcagcTTCAGGTCTGGACCTTGTGGTGGGTGTTCTCTATTCCCTGGTGCCTCCAGTGATGAATCcgatcatctacagcatgaggaacaaggagatcaaaGCTGCATTGAAGAAACTGATTGTGTGGAGGTTATTCATCAAGAGTTAA